Proteins encoded by one window of Ursus arctos isolate Adak ecotype North America unplaced genomic scaffold, UrsArc2.0 scaffold_22, whole genome shotgun sequence:
- the LOC113248288 gene encoding hemoglobin subunit beta, which translates to MVHLTGEEKSLVTGLWGKVNVDEVGGEALGRLLVVYPWTQRFFDSFGDLSSADAIMNNPKVKAHGKKVLNSFSDGLKNLDNLKGTFAKLSELHCDKLHVDPENFKLLGNVLVCVLAHHFGKEFTPQVQAAYQKVVAGVANALAHKYH; encoded by the exons ATGGTGCATCTGACTGGTGAGGAGAAGTCTCTCGTCACCGGCCTGTGGGGCAAGGTGAACGTGGATGAAGTTGGTGGTGAGGCCCTGGGCAG GCTTCTGGTTGTCTACCCCTGGACTCAGAGGTTCTTTGACTCCTTTGGGGACCTGTCCTCTGCTGATGCTATTATgaacaaccccaaggtcaaggcCCATGGCAAGAAGGTGCTGAACTCCTTTAGTGATGGCCTGAAGAATCTGGACAACCTCAAGGGCACCTTTGCTAAGCTGAGCGAGCTGCACTGTGACAAGCTGCACGTGGATCCCGAGAACTTCAAG CTCCTGGGCAACGTGCTGGTGTGTGTGCTGGCTCACCACTTCGGCAAAGAGTTCACCCCTCAGGTGCAGGCTGCCTATCAGAAGGTGGTGGCTGGTGTGGCCAACGCCCTGGCCCACAAGTACCACTGA
- the LOC113248291 gene encoding hemoglobin subunit epsilon-2 yields MVHFTAEEKAAVVSLWARVNVELVGGEVLGRLLVVYPWTQRFFDSFGNLSSESAIMGNPKVKAHGKKVLTSFGNAVKHMDDLKDTFAELSELHCDKLHVDPENFKLLGNMILVVLATHFTKEFTPRVQAAWQKLITAVANALTHKYH; encoded by the exons ATGGTGCATTTTACTGCCGAGGAGAAGGCTGCGGTTGTTAGCCTGTGGGCCAGGGTGAATGTGGAGTTGGTTGGAGGCGAGGTCCTGGGAAG GCTCCTGGTTGTTTATCCATGGACCCAGAGGTTCTTTGACAGTTTTGGAAACTTGTCCTCTGAGTCTGCAATAATGGGCAACCCCAAGGTCAAGGCCCATGGCAAGAAGGTGCTGACCTCCTTTGGAAATGCTGTTAAACATATGGATGACCTCAAGGACACGTTTGCTGAGCTGAGCGAGCTGCACTGTGACAAGCTGCACGTGGATCCCGAGAACTTCAAG CTTCTAGGCAACATGATATTGGTCGTCTTGGCAACCCACTTCACCAAGGAGTTCACCCCCCGGGTGCAGGCTGCTTGGCAGAAGCTGATAACTGCCGTGGCTAACGCTCTGACCCACAAGTACCACTGA
- the HBE1 gene encoding hemoglobin subunit epsilon gives MVHFSPEEKAAVTSLWGKVNVEEAGGEALGRLLVVYPWTQRFFDNFGNLSSASAIMGNPKVKAHGKKVLTSFGEAIKNMDNLKGTFAKLSELHCDKLHVDPENFRLLGNVLVIILASHFGKEFTPDVQAAWQKLVAGVATALAHKYH, from the exons ATGGTGCATTTTAGTCCTGAGGAGAAGGCTGCTGTCACTAGCCTGTGGGGCAAAGTGAATGTGGAAGAGGCTGGAGGCGAGGCCCTGGGCAG GCTCCTGGTCGTTTACCCCTGGACCCAGAGGTTCTTTGACAACTTCGGCAACctgtcctctgcctctgccataaTGGGCAACCCCAAGGTCAAGGCCCATGGCAAGAAGGTGCTGACTTCCTTCGGAGAGGCTATTAAGAACATGGACAACCTCAAGGGCACCTTTGCTAAGCTGAGCGAGCTGCACTGTGACAAGCTGCACGTGGATCCCGAGAACTTCAGG CTCCTGGGCAACGTATTGGTGATCATTCTGGCTTCTCATTTTGGCAAGGAATTCACCCCCGATGTGCAGGCCGCTTGGCAGAAGCTGGTGGCTGGTGTTGCCACTGCTCTGGCCCACAAGTACCACTGA